TGGCCGGCGGGCTCGTTCCCCTCGAGCTCGAGGCCCACCAGGATCCGCTGCGGGTACGCCTTCCGGGTCAGCAGCGCCTCGCGGCCGGAGAAGTCGTCCTCCTTGGTCTTCAGCGGGACGGTGAAGCCGATCCCGGCCTCGAAGGGGTCCACCTGGTCGTCGAAGTCGTACCCGGCGAACACGAGCCCGGACTCGATCCGGAGCATGTCCAGCGCCTCCAGCCCGAGCGGGGCCAGCCCGTGCGGCCGCCCGGCCTCCCACACGGCGTCCCACACCGCCGGGGCGTGGTCCGGGTGGCAGAACAGCTCGTAGCCGAGCTCGCCGGAGTACCCGGTGCGGGAGACGACGACCGGGGTGCCCCGGTGGTCGCCGATCCGGCCGATGGTGAAGCGGAACCAGCCGAGCTCCCCCACCGGGGTGCGGTGCGGGGGCGTCCAGACCAGGTCGCGCAGGACCTCCCGGCTCGCCGGGCCCTGGACGGCCACGTTGTGCAGCTGGTCGGTGGAGTCCTTGACCCAGACGCGGTCCAGGCCGCGGGCGGCGGCCACCTCGCGCAGCCACTCGCCCGTGTAGTCGTCCCCGGGAACCACCCGGAAGTTGTTGTCGCCCAGCCGGAAGACGGTGGCGTCGTCGATCATCCCGCCGGTGTCGTTGCAGATCGCCGTGTAGACGACCTGGCCCTCGGAGAGCCTGCGGATGTTCCGGGTCGCCGCGTACTGCAGCAGCGCCTCCGCGTCCGGGCCCAGCACCTCGACCTTGCGCAGCGCGGAGAGGTCCATGACGGCCACCCTCTCCCGGCACGCCCAGTACTCCGCGATGGGCCCGTGGGCGTCGTAGTGGGTGGGCAGCCAGAAGTTCCGGTACTCGGTGAACTGGCGCGTCAGCGCGCTGGTCCGGGGATGGAACCCCGTCTGCCGGGTGAGGGTGGGCTCGGCGTCGGGGGTGACGCGACGGGAGATGGCCACGGAGAACCTCCGTTCCGCCGGGTACACCCGCAGGTGCACGTCCGTGGGGACCCACCCGTTCGAGGGGTCGATGTCGTCCGGGCAGGCGGAGGACGCGCAGACGAGGTCCCGCTGGGCCTGCATCATCACGTAGTCCCCGGGCCGGGACCACGGCTCGTCGAACACGAGCACGTGGTGCTCGTCGAACATGGTGTTGTAGAACAGGTTCAGTGCGGCCCAGCCCTTGCGGGGCGCCACCCCGTACCGTGCGAGCGCGCCGTTGAAGTTGTCCGTGCAGTTCACGTGCCCCGGGTAGCCGAAGTCCTCGTAGTACTTGGCGTTGCAGGCCAGGGTGAAGGTGTCGTGGCGGCCGACCGTGTCCCGGATGATCTCCACGAGCGGGTCCATGTCCTGGTCGTAGAACTTCCCGCACAGCCCCGGCTGCGGGCAGGAGTGGCCCTCGATGTGGCTGGTGGTGTTCGCGTCCAGCCCGAGCACCCGGCCCTCCTGCAGCGCGCGGGCGTCGAAGGCCAGGAAGTCCGAGCACTGCCGGCCCTCGACGTCGATGACCTGGATGTAGTCGCCCGCCTTCACCTCGTACGCGAACGCCGTGGCCCGGTCCACGCGCACGTCCAGGATGGGCTCGGCCAGCGGCGGGGGCACCTCGATCCCGCGCCGCGAGCGGGGGTTCGCCCGCTGCACCTCCACCATCAGGTCCGAGGGCGGGTTCTGCTCCTCCGGGGACATCGCCCACGTGGGGGCGGCGACGACGGCCGTCAGGTGCCGCTGGGCGGTGAACGTCTCCCGGGACCCGGCCGGCGACCAGTCGCCGAACAGCCGCGCCGCGCGCACCGCGTCCGGGCGCAGGCCGCGGGCCGCCAGGGCGCGGAGCACGACGGCGGCCCCGTCCTGTGCGCGGGCGGCCTCCTCCTCGAGCCCGGCCAGGACGCTGGCGGGCGCGTCCGCCCGCAGGCCCAGGGCCTCGCCGTCCTCCCGTCCCGTCCCGAGGACGGTCACCTCCGCGTGCTGGGCGCCGAACCGGTCCACCACGGTGAGCTCGTCCCCCGGGGCGAGGTCCAGGGCGGTCACGCCGCCGGGCCGCACCCAGTAGCGCTCGTGCCCCGGGACGGTGGAGAGGAGACCCGGCTGGATCAGCCGCGGCCGGGCCGGGTCCAAGGGTGGGGACGGCAGGTGCAGGGGTGCGGTCATGGGAGCTGCTCCTCAGGCGATCCCCGTGATCGCCAGTCGGGGGTGTCGTCGTGCCGCCGCCGGTCGCCCCGGGGCCTTGGCCGTAACGTACCCCACATCGCGGCCGGTGGGGAGGCCCTTGGCCGATCACCGCCGTCACCCCGTCCTGGCCCCTCCGGCGCGGGCATAACCCCGCCCGCGCTCAGCTGTCAACACTCGTCCTGTTCCCAGCCGCCTGACGTGGGCGTGGAGGGAGCGGGGCGGGCTCCGCGGGCCGGTCCGCCGCCCTCCCGGCCTCCCGGGACCGTGGAAATGGGGTACGGCCCCGGGTGCCTCCCGGCCCGGACCCCTGCCTACGGTCAGGGAGGGGCCACGGGTCGTCGCGGGGTATCCCAGCCACGTTCCTCCCGCGTCGATCCGGCCCTCCCGCGGGACCGCCCCGCGGGGCGGTGGACGGGGGACGGGCCGGCGTCGGGACGCCAGGGACCGCGCCTCCGGGGGAGGGGGAGTCGTGGAGCATGCGCTGCGCATCGGCCTGCGGGCCGAGCTGCTGCCCGGGCCGATCGAACTGGAGGTGACGGGGTGCCTCACCGTGGTCACCGTCGGGGCGCTGCTCCGGGTGCTCGTGCGGTCGATGGCCCTCGACGGGTGTCCGGGCATCATCGTGGACCTGCGGGCCGTCGAGACGCTCGAGCCGGCGGCCCTGATGGCCCTGGAGGCCCACGCCTCGGCGCACGAGGAGGCGCGCCGGATCCTCGGCCGGGACGCCGCGAAGGCCCTGCCGGCCGTGCGCATCCAGGCGCCCGCCCCGCCCTGGCACGGCGAGGACCTCGCGGCGGTGCCGGCCCACGGGATGGCAGGGTGACGTGACCGGCACCATGCCCTCGATGGGACAGCGCGAGGTCGCCGAGGACGCCGTCGTCCCGGAACCGGTCCTGCTGGTCCTCGACGTCGGCCAGATGGTCCACGGGGGCTACTGCGTGGCCCACCACCTGGGGCGGGTGGTGTTCGTCCGGCACGCGATCCCCGGCGAGCGGGTCGTGGCGCAGGTGACCGACGCCGGGCCGTCGGTGCGCCCGTGGTGGGCGGACACCGTGCAGGTGGTCCGGGCCTCGGAGCACCGGCGGGCCCACCCGTGGAAGCTGGCCGACTCCCTGCGGGCCTACCGCATCGGCCGCCGGCCCGTGGCCGGGGCCGAGTACGGCCACATCGTCATGGACCACCAGCGCCGGCTCAAGGCCCAGGTCTTCCGGGACACCATGACCCGGATCGGCCGCGTGCGCCCGGACGAGCTGGACATCCACGTCCTCGGCCGGCGGGACGACGAGCCCGCGGGCCTGCACTGGAGCACCCGGCACCAGTTCCGGGTCTCGCCGTCCGGGCGGCTGTCCCTGCCCGTCCACCGCAGCCCGGTCACCGTGCCCGTGCGCAACGCCCCGCCGGCGCTGCCGGCCCTGGGCGAGCTGCCGCTGTGGGACCTCGACTTCTCCGGGGCCTCGGGCGTGGAGGTGGCCCTGTCCGGCCACACCCGGGAGGCGATGGTCCGGGTCCTCGCCACGCCCCAGGTCGCCGCGTCGATGGGCGCGCTGCAGTCCCGGCTGCACGGCTGGCGGGGCCAGCTCTCCGGACTGCCCGACCACGTCTCGGCGGTGGTCGCCCTGCCGCCCCGGCAGCCGGGCGGCGAGGCCGAGCTGATCGGGCTGCGCGGGGAGGACTGGTTGCCGGAGCGGGTGTCCTCCGGGCGGTACGGGACCCGGGCCTTCCGGGTCTCCGGGGACGCCTTCTGGCACCCGCACCGTGACGCCCCGGCGGTCCTGGTGGAGTCCGTGATGGCCGCCGCCGACCCGCGGCCGGGGCACGTGGTGGCGGACCTGTACGCCGGCGCGGGCCTGTTCTCGGCGTTCCTGGCCGAGGCCGTGGGGCCGCAGGGGGCGGTGCTCGCCGTGGAGGCGGCGGCCCGGGCCAGCCAGGACGCCCGCCAGAACCTGCGCGACCTGCCCCAGGTCGCCGTGCTCCACGACACGGCCGAGCGCGCGACCGCCGGGTGGCTGCACGAGCCCGGCCTCCCGCCCGCCGCGGGAGGCCTCGGCGGACGGCGGCTGGACGCCGTCGTGCTGGGGCCGCCGCACGCGGGGGCCGGGCCCGCCGTCCTGGGCCGCGTGCACCGGCTGGGGCCCGGGCGGATCGTCTACGTCTCCGCGAATCCGGTCTCCCTCGCCCACGACACCCGCCACCTGGCGGAGCTGGGCTGGCGGCTGGACGCCGTGGAGGTCCACGACCTGCACCCGAACACCCACCGCATGGTGGCCGTCTGCCGGTTCACCCGCCGCTGACGTCGGCGGACGCGCGGACGGCGCCGGGGGACGGCGGAGGAGGGTGCCGGTGCGGGCCGGCGGTGCGGCCGCCCGCCGGAGGGTTGCAGGACCGGTGCGCTGGAGTACTCTCGGCTCGTCCGAGTGATGCGTCCCGAGTGCGGAGGAAGGCGCGATGACCACCCTGAGCCGGCCTCCGGAGGAGTTCCGGGGCCCGCGCCCCTCCCGGCGGGCCCGGTTGCGCCAGTGGCTCCTGCACGACCTGCCGGGGACGCGGGCCGTGCGCCGCGGGCCGTTCGGGGTACCGGCCCGGCAGGACCGGCGGCATCCGTGGTGGCAGGTGATGTGCCTGACCGGCGTGGACTACTTCTCCACCCTCGGCTACCAGCCGGCCATCGCGGCGCTGGCGGTCGGGGCGCTGTCCCCGCTGGCCACCCTCGTGCTGGTCCTCGTCACCCTGTTCGGTGCGCTGCCCGTCTACCGCCGGGTGGCCGCCGAGAGCCCGCACGGGTCCGGGTCCATCGCCATGCTGGAGGGGCTGCTGCCCCGGTGGCGCGGCAAGCTGTTCGTGCTGGCCCTGCTGGGGTTCGCGGCCACCAGTTTCATCATCACCATGACCCTCTCGGCCGCCGACGCCACCGCCCACCTGATCGAGAACCCGCTGGCCCCGGACTGGCTCGAGGGGCACCAGGTGGGCATCACCCTCGCGCTGCTCGGGGCGCTGGGGGTGGTCTTCCTGCGCGGCTTCCACGAGGTGATCGGCGTGGCCGTGCTCGTGGTGGCCGTCTACCTGGGACTCAACGCCGTGCTGATCGTGGAGTGCCTGGCCGTGGCGCTGTCGCACCCCGTGGCGCTCGCCGACTGGTGGGGGACCCTGTCCGGCTCCCACGGCAACCCGGCCCTGGCGGTGGCCGTGGCCCTCCTGGTCTTCCCGAAGCTGGCGCTGGGGCTGTCCGGCTTCGAGACCGGGGTGGCGGTGATGCCGCAGGTGCGCGGCGGGGACGAGGACACGGAGGCCCGGCCGGAGGGGCGGATCCGGGGCACGCGCCGGCTGCTGGCCACCGCAGCGGGGATCATGAGCGTCCTGCTGCTGACCTCGAGCTTCGTCACGGTGGTGCTCATCCCCGCCGCCGAGTTCGCGCCCGGAGGGGAGGCCAACGGGCGGGCCCTCGCCTACCTCGCCCACCAGCACCTCGGCGAGGGCTTCGGCACGGTCTACGACGCGAGCACCATCACGATCCTGTGGTTCGCGGGGGCCTCGGCCATGGCCGGGCTGCTGAACCTCGTGCCGCGCTACCTGCCCCGGTACGGCATGGCCCCGCAGTGGGCCCGCGCCTCGCGGCCGCTGGTCCTCGTGCTGGTGGCGGTCGCCGTCGTGGTCACCCTCGCCTTCCGGGCGGAGGTGGACGCCCAGGGCGGCGCCTACGCCACCGGGGTGCTGATGCTGATCACCTCCGCGGCCGTGGCCGTCACGCTCTCCGCCCGGACCCGGCGCCAGTGGCGCTCGATGCTCGGCTTCGGGGCGATCGCGGCGGTGTTCGTCTACACGACCGTCACGAACGTCATCGAGCGCCCGGAGGGCCTGCGCGTGGCCGCCGTGTTCATCCTGGGCATCGTGGTGGTGTCCTTCGCCTCGCGGGCGCGGCGCTCCTTCGAGCTGCACGCCACCCGGGTCCATCTCGATGCCACCGCGGTGGAGTTCCTCGACGCCGTGGACGGCGATCCGCTGGCGATCATCGCCCATGAGCCCCAGCGGCTGGACGAGGCCGCCTACCGCAAGAAGCTCGAGGCCGCCCGCACGGTCTACCGGCTGCCCGGCGAGCAGGAGGTGCTCTTCCTGGAGGTCGTCGTGGAGGACTCCTCGGAGTTCGAGACCGAGCTGACCGTCCGCGGGGTGGCCCGGGGCGAGTTCCGGGTGCTGGAGGTGCACGGGCCGGCCGTGCCCAACGCGATCGCCGCGGTCCTGCTGCACATCCGGGACGTGACCGGGCTGATGCCCCACGTCTACTTCCGCTGGACGGAGGGCGACCCCGTGTCCAACCTCGTGCGCTTCCTCCTCTTCGGCGCGGGGGAGATCGCCCCGGTGACCCGGGAGGTCCTGCGCCGCGCCGAGCCGGACGTCACCCGCCGGCCCTGGGTGCACGTCGGCTAGGTCCCCCGGCGGCCGGCGCGCAGGGCCACGGCGCACGCGAAGCAGACCGCCAGCTCGAGCCCGACGACGGCCAGCATCAGTCCTCCGCCCGCGTCCGGTCCCGCGGCGGTCCCCGAGACGGCGGCGGACGCGCCGCCGTGCCGGTGGCCTCCGGGGAAGAACGGGAAGCCGGTCAGCAGCACGACGTGCAGCATCACCATGGCCAGGGCCATCGCCCACAGGTGCCGCAGGGACCGCCCGTGGCACGCGGGGGTCACGCCGGCGGCGGGCCGGAGGATCGCGCGGGCCGTGCCGGCCGCGCACCACAGGCACCACAGCACCATGGCCGCCATCACCGTAGTCAGCACCGGCCCGTGGCCGTGCCCGGCCAGCATGGCCGCGTGCAGCGGCACGGAGGCCGCCACGAGCCCGACCGCCGCCGAGGTGGCCCTCACCGCGGTCCGGGGCCGCGCCGCCGTCGGGCGCGACCCGGGCGCGCGCGGTGCCGTGCCCGGCCCGGGTGCCGCGCTGGAGCGGCGCGGCACCGCGAGGCGGGGCTCAGTGGCCGGGACAGCCGCCATGGCCCTGGCCGTCGGTGCCGTCGGGGGAGGCCGCGCCGCCCGGGGAGCCCTCGCCGCCGGCCGCGCCCTCGCCGGGGGCGCAGCAGTGGCCGGGCGTGGGAGCGGGGACGTCGAGCACGGGGGAGCGGTCGAAGAAGCCCTCGGGCCGCAGCCGGAAGCCCACGTGGTCCACGGGCATGATCGGCCAGTCCTCCGGGCGCGGGAAGTGGGTCAGCCCGAAGGTGTGCCAGACGACCAGGTCCTCGCCGTCCACGTTCCGGTCCGCCCGCGTCCACTCCGGCAGGCCGCCGTCGCCGGCGTGCTGGTTGGGGAAGTCGCCGGTGGGGTAGCGCTCCTCCGGGCGGTACTGCGAGACCCACAGCGCCTTGGACGCGAAGGTCGCCCGGCGGTGGATGGACGAGCCCTCGGCGGCCAGCAGGGTGGGCGTGCCCTCCGGGTGCAGCTTGTACGCGACGGGGTGGCCCAGCCGGTTCTCGGACTCGGTGCTGGCCACCACCCACGTGCGCCCGACCGCGGCGTCCGCGTCCCGCTGGGCCTGCTGCTCGGTGGCCAGCACGGTGCGCCGGCGGGTGAAGGCGTTGCCGCGCGGGTTCTCCGCGGAGACCGGCAGGCGTACCGCGTCCTCCTCCTCCACCCGGCAGGGGCCGCCGTCGAGGGCGAAGTCCAGCCGCGCGGAGAACAGGTGCTGGTGGAAGGGGGCGCCCAGGCCGGGGGCCATCTCGGAGGCGAAGTCCGTCTGTCCGTCCGGGACGGCGGAGGTGAACACGATGCCGGTGGCCTTGGCCTCGAACTCGATGGTGCCGTCGAGGTAGAGGTACCAGTAGAAGCCGTAGTCGTAATTGCCGACCGTGGTGAAGAAGGAGATCACCAGCCGGCGGTTGCGCCGCGTGTAGGCGATCCCGGACCACAGGTCGGTGTGCTTGGAGAGGATGGACCAGTCCTCCTCGTGCATGCAGATGCCGTTCTGGACCTGCCGCGGCTCGCCCGCGTTGTTGACCACCCACGGGGACAGGTAGGTGATGTCCCCCAGGCAGTCGCAGCCCAGCTCCAGGGAGTTCGCCCACTGGCCCACCAGGTACTCGCCGGTGTCGAAGTAGTTCTGCCAGGACCGGATGGGGGAGGGGTCGCCGTAGGGCACCACCATCTCGGCGATCGCGGCGCGGTCCAGGATCCGGCGCTCGCGCTCGCCGTCCCGGAAGGCGATGTTGTGCAGGACCAGGCCCTCGCGCATGTCGAAGCCCACGTCCAGGGACCACTTCTCCCACTCCACGTGGTTGCCGCCCGTCACCGTGAAGGAGGGGCCCTCGGGCTGGGTGATCTCGATCGGCCGCTGCGTGGTGCGGAGCGGGCCGGTCAGCTCCGGGTCGGTGTAGTTGCCGTGCTCCCCCGGGACGGGGACGACGCCGGTGTCGATGACCTGGTCCACGGTCCGCGTGGAGACGTCCACGTAGCCCACGAGCCCGTCGATCGGGTGGGCCCAGGCCGAGTCCGTCGCGTGCCGCTGGTGGAAGGCCAGTCCGCGCAGGATGCGCCGGCCCTTCTCCTCGGGGTACTCGAAGACGCCGGCGGACAGCGGGGCCACGCGGACCTCCTCGACCGGGATCCCGCGCCGCTCCAGCGCGGCCAGCCACTGCGGGTCGCCGGCGAGCACCGACTCCACCACCTCGAACTCCTCCTCGAGCACGGGCAGCTCGCCGGCGGTGGCGGTGTCCAGCTCGGTCCGGGACTCCACGCGGCGGTGCGTGGCCGAGACGACCACGTCGTG
This genomic window from Citricoccus sp. SGAir0253 contains:
- a CDS encoding DUF1989 domain-containing protein, coding for MTAPLHLPSPPLDPARPRLIQPGLLSTVPGHERYWVRPGGVTALDLAPGDELTVVDRFGAQHAEVTVLGTGREDGEALGLRADAPASVLAGLEEEAARAQDGAAVVLRALAARGLRPDAVRAARLFGDWSPAGSRETFTAQRHLTAVVAAPTWAMSPEEQNPPSDLMVEVQRANPRSRRGIEVPPPLAEPILDVRVDRATAFAYEVKAGDYIQVIDVEGRQCSDFLAFDARALQEGRVLGLDANTTSHIEGHSCPQPGLCGKFYDQDMDPLVEIIRDTVGRHDTFTLACNAKYYEDFGYPGHVNCTDNFNGALARYGVAPRKGWAALNLFYNTMFDEHHVLVFDEPWSRPGDYVMMQAQRDLVCASSACPDDIDPSNGWVPTDVHLRVYPAERRFSVAISRRVTPDAEPTLTRQTGFHPRTSALTRQFTEYRNFWLPTHYDAHGPIAEYWACRERVAVMDLSALRKVEVLGPDAEALLQYAATRNIRRLSEGQVVYTAICNDTGGMIDDATVFRLGDNNFRVVPGDDYTGEWLREVAAARGLDRVWVKDSTDQLHNVAVQGPASREVLRDLVWTPPHRTPVGELGWFRFTIGRIGDHRGTPVVVSRTGYSGELGYELFCHPDHAPAVWDAVWEAGRPHGLAPLGLEALDMLRIESGLVFAGYDFDDQVDPFEAGIGFTVPLKTKEDDFSGREALLTRKAYPQRILVGLELEGNEPAGHGDPVHVGRFRVGVVTSATRSPVLRKNIALCRMAVEHAGPGTAVEVGKLDGHQKRIPATVVPLPFYDPEKLRPRS
- a CDS encoding class I SAM-dependent RNA methyltransferase, with translation MTGTMPSMGQREVAEDAVVPEPVLLVLDVGQMVHGGYCVAHHLGRVVFVRHAIPGERVVAQVTDAGPSVRPWWADTVQVVRASEHRRAHPWKLADSLRAYRIGRRPVAGAEYGHIVMDHQRRLKAQVFRDTMTRIGRVRPDELDIHVLGRRDDEPAGLHWSTRHQFRVSPSGRLSLPVHRSPVTVPVRNAPPALPALGELPLWDLDFSGASGVEVALSGHTREAMVRVLATPQVAASMGALQSRLHGWRGQLSGLPDHVSAVVALPPRQPGGEAELIGLRGEDWLPERVSSGRYGTRAFRVSGDAFWHPHRDAPAVLVESVMAAADPRPGHVVADLYAGAGLFSAFLAEAVGPQGAVLAVEAAARASQDARQNLRDLPQVAVLHDTAERATAGWLHEPGLPPAAGGLGGRRLDAVVLGPPHAGAGPAVLGRVHRLGPGRIVYVSANPVSLAHDTRHLAELGWRLDAVEVHDLHPNTHRMVAVCRFTRR
- a CDS encoding amino acid transporter; protein product: MTTLSRPPEEFRGPRPSRRARLRQWLLHDLPGTRAVRRGPFGVPARQDRRHPWWQVMCLTGVDYFSTLGYQPAIAALAVGALSPLATLVLVLVTLFGALPVYRRVAAESPHGSGSIAMLEGLLPRWRGKLFVLALLGFAATSFIITMTLSAADATAHLIENPLAPDWLEGHQVGITLALLGALGVVFLRGFHEVIGVAVLVVAVYLGLNAVLIVECLAVALSHPVALADWWGTLSGSHGNPALAVAVALLVFPKLALGLSGFETGVAVMPQVRGGDEDTEARPEGRIRGTRRLLATAAGIMSVLLLTSSFVTVVLIPAAEFAPGGEANGRALAYLAHQHLGEGFGTVYDASTITILWFAGASAMAGLLNLVPRYLPRYGMAPQWARASRPLVLVLVAVAVVVTLAFRAEVDAQGGAYATGVLMLITSAAVAVTLSARTRRQWRSMLGFGAIAAVFVYTTVTNVIERPEGLRVAAVFILGIVVVSFASRARRSFELHATRVHLDATAVEFLDAVDGDPLAIIAHEPQRLDEAAYRKKLEAARTVYRLPGEQEVLFLEVVVEDSSEFETELTVRGVARGEFRVLEVHGPAVPNAIAAVLLHIRDVTGLMPHVYFRWTEGDPVSNLVRFLLFGAGEIAPVTREVLRRAEPDVTRRPWVHVG
- a CDS encoding primary-amine oxidase, translated to MTTTDTTTDIGRRDALAAPGAYALQTAEEITTVREVLTEAGLFPASMRIAYLGLVEPARGTPADAPLDRRFRVFLLDTDGVRSHDVVVSATHRRVESRTELDTATAGELPVLEEEFEVVESVLAGDPQWLAALERRGIPVEEVRVAPLSAGVFEYPEEKGRRILRGLAFHQRHATDSAWAHPIDGLVGYVDVSTRTVDQVIDTGVVPVPGEHGNYTDPELTGPLRTTQRPIEITQPEGPSFTVTGGNHVEWEKWSLDVGFDMREGLVLHNIAFRDGERERRILDRAAIAEMVVPYGDPSPIRSWQNYFDTGEYLVGQWANSLELGCDCLGDITYLSPWVVNNAGEPRQVQNGICMHEEDWSILSKHTDLWSGIAYTRRNRRLVISFFTTVGNYDYGFYWYLYLDGTIEFEAKATGIVFTSAVPDGQTDFASEMAPGLGAPFHQHLFSARLDFALDGGPCRVEEEDAVRLPVSAENPRGNAFTRRRTVLATEQQAQRDADAAVGRTWVVASTESENRLGHPVAYKLHPEGTPTLLAAEGSSIHRRATFASKALWVSQYRPEERYPTGDFPNQHAGDGGLPEWTRADRNVDGEDLVVWHTFGLTHFPRPEDWPIMPVDHVGFRLRPEGFFDRSPVLDVPAPTPGHCCAPGEGAAGGEGSPGGAASPDGTDGQGHGGCPGH